The DNA sequence AGCAACGCAACACCAGCTTCTTGTGGTGCGAGGGTGATTTCCCTTGACACTTCAGCTTCATATCACGGGtacttctccctccctccccggtTTTGTTGAAGGAGATTCTAACCAAGAAATCTACCCACAGAGTCTAGACCATGCCGGCCAAGTATCAAGCTTTCTAAGCTCTTTCCCCAACCAAGGCCCACCCAAGTCttacacccctcccctcgttCGCAACCCACCGTCCCGCTTTCCTGGTCGGCGGTCTCCCCCGCACCACCCGCAGACCACTGTTCACGATATTAATCGGACCACCGCTGCATATCGTCGACCTTCAACAGGCTCGCTCGCTGGTCGTATTTTGGTGTGTGTTGGCAAGCTTCAAACATAACAAGCTAGACAGTGTTAGCTCCCTTGTtagacacacacacacaaacatgGACTTTGCACCCTATCAGTCCTCCCCACCAGAGCACACCCGCTCCCCatccaacagcaccaccgctGGGTCTCCGAGAACGTCACTCGATACCACACGCAGGGGAGCGTTTTCCCCGTCCAACTACCAACACCGTCCACCAGCGAACTCACCCCCGCCGCTTCAACACCCGCAGCCGCAGAGGGCGTGGAGCGGGGATAATGTAGGGCGATATCAGAGTCCGCTGGCGGCAAACGTCTGGACGAGCGGGGATTCGTATCAGAACGAGACCGGGAACGGGGTGGCGTCGAGCGCGATGGGGGATTACTTTAGCAGTctgggggcgagggaggggatggtaTCGGAGTTCGATACgagcttggggttgaggCTGGATTATGAGGCTTGTCTGGCGTATTTGGCGTTTCCGCCGCTGGGGGGAATATTGCTGTTgattttggagaggaagagtgATTACGTCCGGTTTCATGCGTGGCAGTCGAGCTTGCTTTTCACGGGGCTGTTTGTCCTGCATTTGCTGTTTAGCTGGTCGAGTTTCTTGAGCTGGGTGATGTTTTTGGGGGATTTGGTGTTGattgggtggttggtgttgaatgCGTATCGGGATGCTGATACGCTGGATAGGTGGGTTTTCACTTTGGACGGGGCTCTGGgaaagatgaagatgactgACTGTGATATAGGTATGAGGTGCCGATTGTTGGACGGATAGCGAGCAGGATTCTCGATGATGAGTGATGGAaatgggagggtggtggaccaTGACAAGGGCTATGACTACGGAACGATGCCGGCACATGAGGACATGGAGAGTTTTAAGGCGGTGCTTCGGAGTTTGGGAGCGTTTCAATTACACGGCGTACAGTACTTATTCGTTATGGGCCGTCTAATTTTATTCTATGTTTGGGAGGCATATGCTTTTGACGATTTCTGGTGCTGGGGGGCTGTTATTCAGCTAGCCATATCAGGCGTATAGGATTGGGAAGACTTGCAGATGATGGCTTCAATGTCTAAGCCTCCGCAACACTACAATGCAATTACCCATGCCGCCTCATATTTGTACACATCACGGTCCATTGTCCCATGAAAGTCGAACAGAAAGAATGATGTGCTCAGCCTTGCATGGTACCTTTGGGAGCTGGTGTTAGTCAGCGATCCCCGGGCTGTGGTTGGCTTCTGGGCAAGGTGGATCCCGCCGCCTTGCTGGTTACGTCGCGCTTTTGCCTGCTACAGCCCAGCTCCTGGACCATTTCGAGTGAGCTCCGGGCTTCCACAACCTTTCCGATCAACCACCAACTacaacccccatcaccacccagacAACGAAGCTTCTACCGACTCGGAGCTTGACCGCGAAACTCTGCATCTCTGCTGCGCATCTCTTCAAACTTTGGATTACTCCATTTCATCCGCATTCTCATCCACACCCCACCTCAGTCGCTACCCAGCACCATGTCTACACTCGAGGACCTTGCTGGTCTGACCAGCCGCCgcgatgacgacgacaaaaagaaggacgagaagaaggacgacaAGAGCAAGAGACAAGGGGATGGCGATGCCGAGATGAAGGATGCCGagcccgaggaggatgtgctgGACGAGGAGATTCTGGCTCTTGCCACAGAGGACATCAACACTCGCCGCCGACTTCTCGACAATGACGCCAGAATCATGAGAAGCGAGTACCAGCGGTTAACGCACGAGAAGCAGACTATGCTGGAGAAGATTaaggagaacaaggagaagattgACAACAACAGGTAGGGAATGGCAATAGATCAtgcttcctcctcggtagTGTATCGCTGACACGGCTTTGCGCCATAGACAATTGCCCTATCTTGTTGGCAATGTCGTTGAGCTCTTAGACCTCGACCCCACCGCCGAATCATCCGAAGAGGGCGCCAACATCGACCTGGATGCTATCCGTGTTGGTAAATCGGCCGTGATCAAGACATCGACTAGGCAAACGATCTTCTTACCCCTTATCGGTCTCGTCGACCCAGACAAGCTGCAGCCTGCCGATCTTATCGGTGTGAATAAGGACTCGTATCTTATTTTGGACACTCTG is a window from the Podospora pseudocomata strain CBS 415.72m chromosome 6, whole genome shotgun sequence genome containing:
- a CDS encoding hypothetical protein (EggNog:ENOG503P3UV), producing the protein MDFAPYQSSPPEHTRSPSNSTTAGSPRTSLDTTRRGAFSPSNYQHRPPANSPPPLQHPQPQRAWSGDNVGRYQSPLAANVWTSGDSYQNETGNGVASSAMGDYFSSLGAREGMVSEFDTSLGLRLDYEACLAYLAFPPLGGILLLILERKSDYVRFHAWQSSLLFTGLFVLHLLFSWSSFLSWVMFLGDLVLIGWLVLNAYRDADTLDRYEVPIVGRIASRILDDE